CCAGCTCCGGATCGAGGACGCCGACGCCGAGATCACGGCCGGCGACCTGCCCCGCGTGGAGGGCGACGGCAACCAACTCCGTCAAGTCCTCCAGAACCTGCTGGACAACGCGATCACGTACGGCGGGCGGTCGCCTCCTCGCATCCGGATCGATGCGACGCGTCGAAAGCGGGAGTGGGTGCTTTCGGTCAGCGACGACGGAATCGGTATCGAACCGGAGAATCAAGACCGGATCTTCGATATCTTCGACCGATTACACAGCCGCGACGAGTACGACGGGACGGGGATCGGACTGGCGCTCTGTCAGCGGGTCGTCGAGCGCCACGGCGGCGAGATGTGGGTCGAGTCCGAGCCCGGCGAGGGATCGACCTTCTTCTTCACGCTCCCCGCTGCGTAATCTACTGTCGTTCTCTCTCCTCGTGGTCGCCTCTCGGGAGGACCGCGACACCGAACGCGTCGTCACGAACGCCGCCACCCTCGTGGCGGTACGCGGCGACGTCGATACCGTCGCCGCGGGTAACCCTGAAATCCGTCGCCGAGGAGTGACGCTCCGCAACCACTAAACGCGACTCACCCCTACGACGAGTCAATGACCGACTGGACCGAGAAGTACCGTCCGACGACGCTGTCGGAGGTACGCGGGAACAACAAGGCCCGCGACCAGCTCGAGGAGTGGGCCGAGACCTGGGACGAGCACCGGGACGCGGTGATCGTCCACGGCAGCCCCGGCGTCGGGAAGACCTCCGCCGCCCACGCGCTGGCGGCGGACATGGGCTGGCCCGTCATGGAACTCAACGCCAGCGACAGCCGCGGGGCCGACGTCATCGAGCGCGTCGCGGGCGAAGCCTCCAAGAGCGGCACGCTCACCGGCGGCGAGTCCGGCCGCCGGCTGGTCATTCTGGACGAGGCGGACAACTTCCACGGCAACGCCGACTACGGCGGCTCGAGGGAGGTTACCCGGGTCGTCAAGAACGCGAACCAGCCGATCGTCCTCGTGGCAAACGAGTTCTACGACATGAGCAACTCCCTCCGGAACGCCTGCGAGACGATCGAGTTCCGCGACGTCTCGAAGCGCTCGATCGTCCCCGTCCTCCGGGACATCTGCCGGCGCGAGGGCGTCGAGTTCGAAGAGGAAGCCTTAGAGAAGATCGCCGAGTCGACCAGCGGCGACCTGCGCTCGGCGGTCAACGACCTGCAGGCAGTTGCGGAGGACACCGAGCGCCTGACCGTCGACGACGTGGTCACGAGCGAGCGCGACACCACCGAAGGGATCTTCGACTTCCTCGATACGCTCATCAAGGAGGAGGACGCCGAGGGCGCGCTGCGCGCCTCCTACGACGTCGACGAGAATCCCGACGAGATGCTGAACTGGATCGAGGACAACGTCCCGAAGGACTACGAGGGGGCCGAACTCGCGGACGCCTACGAGTTTCTCGCGAACGCCGACCGCTGGCTCGGCCGCGTGCGCTCGACGCAGAACTACTCGTTCTGGCGGTACGCGACGGACAACATGACCGCCGGCGTCGCCGCCTCCCGGCGCGAGCCCAAGGGCGGCTGGACCCGCTACGGGCCGCCCAGCTACTGGCGCAAGCTCGGCAGCAGCAAGGGGAAACGCAACACGCGCGACGCGATCGCCGAGCGCATCGCCGAGCGCGAAGGGACGAGCGTCGGGACCGCTCGCCGGGAGATCCTTCCGTTCCTCTCGGCGATGACCCACCACTGCAAGAACCGCGAGCTGACCGTCCGCACGGCCGCCACCTACGAACTCGACGAGAAGGAAGTCTCCTTCGTCACCGGCAGCGGGAAAGACACCAACAAAGTCCAGTCGATCGTCGAGGACGCCGAGGAGCGGCGCGAGAAGGAGACCGTCGAGCACTCCGGCAGCGCCTTCTTCGAGGCCGAGGATGCGGGCGACGGGGCGGCCTCGAGCGACGACAGCGACGACAGCGACGACAGCGACGACAGCGACGACAGCGAGAACGATCAAGCAACCCTCGCGGCCTCGAGCGGAACGGACGGCGAGAGCAGTTCGGGAGACTCGAGCGCGGCAGCGGACGCGGACGAGTCGACGGCGGAGACGACGGAACCGGACGACGACCAGTCGGGATTGAACGATTTCCTCTGAGCGGATCGATCACTCTCTCGTGAGAGACATATCGAAACATAGACTGAACGACACTATTACGTCGCTCCGCAGCGTCACGTGCTGACGGTGAACGGGCCCATGACCGACCAGCAACGCTGTCCACTCTGTGCGGAGCACTACGCCGAGCGAACGGACCTCCGAATCCACCTCGAGGTCGAACACCGCAAATCCGAAATCGTCTCGGAGTTGATCGACGTCCGCCGCCACCTGTCCGGCGAAATGGACGAGGAGGACGACTCGGTGGCGATCGACGGCGAGCCACAAGCACCGCGGACGTGACCCGGAACTGACCGCCGGTCAGGCGGCGGCTCAGTGTCCTGCGGCCGCGTTCGAAGCTCTCTCCGTTTTCCGCGACGTCTCCGTCACCAGCGGCTCGAGCCGGTTGTCTCGGTCCAGCGGGTCGTCACGATTTTCGCCGTCCGGAACGCTCAGAGCAGCCCTAACTCGGTGCCGACCGTCCGGAACGCCTCGAGGCAGGCGACGATGTCGTCCTTGTCGTGGGTCGCGATCGGCGTCACTCGAATTCGACTCTCCCCTTCGGGTACCGCCGGCGGGCGGATGGCCGGCGCGACGATATCGCGCTCGCGCAGTCCCTCGGCGAGCGCCAGCGCGTCCTCGCGGTTGCCGACGATCACAGGGAGGATCTGCGAGTCGCCGGGGGCGTCGAACCCCATCGACTCGAGGCCGTCCCGAAGGTGGGCGACGTTTTCCCAGAGTCGCTCGCGGGCGTCGCTGTGGCGCGCGAGGTGCAGCGCCTCGCTGGCCGCCGCGGCGGCCGGCGGCGTTAGCCCCGTCGAGTAGACGAACGACCGCGCGTCGTTGATCAGACACTCGATCAGTTCGTCGCTGCCGGCGACGTAGCCGCCCTGGCTGGCCAGGGCCTTCGAGAGCGTTCCCATCTGGACGTGGATGCGGTCCGCGAGTCCCTCCGCCTGGACGACGCCGCCGCCGTCGACGTACAGTCCCGTCGCGTGGGCTTCGTCGACCATCACCCACGCGCCGAACGCCTCGGCGAGGTCGCAGATCGACTCGAGAGGCGCGACGGTGCCGTCCACGCTGAAGACGGTATCCGTGATGATGAGCCAGCGCTCGTCGGCCGCGTCGTCCTGCTCGGCGCGCGCCTCGAGTTTCGACCGCAGGTCCGCGACGTCGCGGTGGTCGTAGACGACCGTCTCGGCGCCCGAAAGCCGGCAGCCGTCGATGAGGCTCGCGTGGTTCAACTCGTCGGAGAAGACGACGTCGGGCTCGAGGGCCGTGATCGTCCCGACGTTGGCTGCATACCCCGAGGAGAAGGTCAGCGCCCGCTCGCAGTCCTTCGTTTCTGCGAGCAGTCGCTCGAGGTCGCGGTGGACCATCGTGTCGCCGGTGACGAGTCGGCTCGCGCCGGCGCCCGTGCCGACGGTCGCGGCGGCCTGACGGGCCGCGTCCTGAACCCGCCGGTCGGCGGTCAGGCCCAGGTAGTTGTTCGACGCGAACACGAGCGCCTCGTCGGTCTCGAGGACCGGCAGGTCGCCCCCGGAGGGTTCGGCGAAGTAGCCCCGCTCGGCGACCCGGTCGACGGGCGAGAGGGTCCGCTTCAGGTCGCCGTCCTCGAGGGTTGCGAGCCGATCCTCGAGGTCGAACCCGCGGTCGCGGTCTTCCATTCGCGTGAACGGAGTCATCGACGTGGTATCACTTTCACGGTTCTCGGTCGGCGGACGCACAGTTACGGCTGGGCGGGACGGGTGGCCTCAGTCCGTGTTCGGTTCCGCATCCGTACGCGTCGCCTCGCTCGTCGACGCCCCGGCGTCTCCGCGACGGGCCGTCACCGCTTCGGGGTCGAACGCGTTCGTCTCGCGATTCGGCTCGAGGCCCGCGCGCTCGATGATCTTCAGATCGTCGGCGGGCGACTGGCCCTCGGTCGTGAGGTAGTCGCCCGTCAGCAGACCGTCGGCGCCGGCTTCGAGCGGCAAGTGCTGTTCGTCGGGCGCGAGGTTGGCCTCGCGACCGCCGGTGAGCCGAACCCGCGCTTCGGGGTGAAGCAGCCGGTAGACAGCGATTGTCTTGACGATCTCCTCGGTCGTGATCTCGACGCCCCGCTCGGCCAGCGGCGTCCCGGGAACCGGATTCAGGACGTTTACCGGCAGCGAGGAGACGCCGATGTCCTGCAGGGCGATCGCCGCCTCGACGCGATCGGTCGGC
The DNA window shown above is from Halopiger xanaduensis SH-6 and carries:
- a CDS encoding aminotransferase class I/II-fold pyridoxal phosphate-dependent enzyme, which translates into the protein MEDRDRGFDLEDRLATLEDGDLKRTLSPVDRVAERGYFAEPSGGDLPVLETDEALVFASNNYLGLTADRRVQDAARQAAATVGTGAGASRLVTGDTMVHRDLERLLAETKDCERALTFSSGYAANVGTITALEPDVVFSDELNHASLIDGCRLSGAETVVYDHRDVADLRSKLEARAEQDDAADERWLIITDTVFSVDGTVAPLESICDLAEAFGAWVMVDEAHATGLYVDGGGVVQAEGLADRIHVQMGTLSKALASQGGYVAGSDELIECLINDARSFVYSTGLTPPAAAAASEALHLARHSDARERLWENVAHLRDGLESMGFDAPGDSQILPVIVGNREDALALAEGLRERDIVAPAIRPPAVPEGESRIRVTPIATHDKDDIVACLEAFRTVGTELGLL
- a CDS encoding replication factor C large subunit: MTDWTEKYRPTTLSEVRGNNKARDQLEEWAETWDEHRDAVIVHGSPGVGKTSAAHALAADMGWPVMELNASDSRGADVIERVAGEASKSGTLTGGESGRRLVILDEADNFHGNADYGGSREVTRVVKNANQPIVLVANEFYDMSNSLRNACETIEFRDVSKRSIVPVLRDICRREGVEFEEEALEKIAESTSGDLRSAVNDLQAVAEDTERLTVDDVVTSERDTTEGIFDFLDTLIKEEDAEGALRASYDVDENPDEMLNWIEDNVPKDYEGAELADAYEFLANADRWLGRVRSTQNYSFWRYATDNMTAGVAASRREPKGGWTRYGPPSYWRKLGSSKGKRNTRDAIAERIAEREGTSVGTARREILPFLSAMTHHCKNRELTVRTAATYELDEKEVSFVTGSGKDTNKVQSIVEDAEERREKETVEHSGSAFFEAEDAGDGAASSDDSDDSDDSDDSDDSENDQATLAASSGTDGESSSGDSSAAADADESTAETTEPDDDQSGLNDFL